One Peribacillus simplex NBRC 15720 = DSM 1321 genomic region harbors:
- a CDS encoding CaiB/BaiF CoA transferase family protein, with protein sequence MTLLTHLKVLDFSTLLPGPFATLMLADLGADVLKVERPGAMDSWGVNQYLNRSKKSITLDLKQSESIESVKNLVKEYDIVIEQFRPGVMERLGLGYEALKWINPKLIYCSITGFGQTGPYKDRPGHDINYISIAGLSGYSGTKEDGPAKNGTQIADLAGGSLHAVIGILSAVIHRERTGEGQAIDISMTDCSFALNAISAPLNLQGGLELEPEKLMLNGGSFYDFYETKDGRYFSVGSLEPPFRKALCEAIGAPELYELSMKSDEESGTRFKTAIRLAFLERDFHEWQEIFADFEACAEPVLTFTEAAEHPQLKERGMIVEVPDGKGNAQKQIACPIKTSVFTPEYKHAGLRPGQNNAEILHTPNR encoded by the coding sequence ATGACCTTATTGACTCATTTAAAAGTATTGGACTTTTCAACGTTACTGCCAGGCCCATTTGCCACTTTGATGCTAGCGGATTTAGGAGCGGACGTTTTGAAAGTAGAGAGGCCGGGAGCAATGGATTCATGGGGTGTGAACCAATATCTTAACAGATCGAAGAAGTCGATCACACTTGATTTAAAACAATCTGAGTCCATCGAATCTGTTAAAAATCTAGTGAAGGAATACGATATCGTCATTGAACAATTCCGGCCAGGTGTCATGGAACGCCTAGGACTGGGGTATGAGGCATTAAAATGGATCAATCCGAAGCTGATTTACTGTTCCATCACGGGCTTCGGCCAGACTGGTCCCTATAAAGACCGACCGGGACATGATATCAATTATATTTCGATTGCAGGCTTATCAGGCTATTCCGGTACGAAAGAGGACGGCCCGGCAAAAAACGGAACCCAAATAGCAGATCTTGCCGGAGGCTCACTGCATGCTGTTATCGGTATATTATCTGCAGTCATTCACAGGGAAAGAACAGGAGAAGGCCAAGCCATCGACATCAGCATGACCGACTGCAGTTTTGCCTTGAATGCCATATCCGCACCTCTGAATTTACAAGGGGGCCTCGAGCTTGAACCAGAAAAACTGATGTTAAACGGAGGGTCCTTTTATGACTTTTATGAAACGAAAGATGGACGCTATTTTTCGGTAGGAAGCCTTGAGCCCCCTTTTCGAAAAGCATTATGTGAAGCGATCGGTGCACCCGAATTGTATGAACTGAGCATGAAAAGCGATGAAGAAAGCGGAACCAGGTTTAAAACGGCCATCCGACTTGCTTTTCTTGAAAGAGATTTTCATGAATGGCAGGAAATATTCGCTGATTTCGAGGCCTGCGCAGAACCAGTGCTGACCTTCACTGAAGCGGCCGAACATCCCCAATTGAAGGAGAGGGGAATGATCGTCGAGGTACCTGACGGAAAAGGAAATGCCCAGAAGCAAATCGCCTGCCCAATCAAAACATCGGTTTTCACCCCTGAATATAAACATGCAGGCTTGAGGCCAGGACAAAACAACGCAGAAATTCTTCACACCCCCAATCGCTAA
- a CDS encoding MFS transporter, whose translation MLNTWKIYMLAIISFLVGTSEFIISGILDKIADSLGVTLAAAGQLITIFSLVYAIGTPILMALTASLDRRKLMLYSLGLFIVSNLLAFLLPGFGPFVFARIIMALGAGLVVVTALNIAAKLAPPDKQASSIATVVMGFTASLIIGVPLGRIMTDAFGWKSVFGGIALFGLIAMIVLFFTIPPTKGDKPVPLLRQLALLKKRKVALGLSITFFWLGGYSIAYTYLSPYLLSVSGISDSLLSTALLIFGIASLIGSKFGGYSTDRWGVSFTLIGGMALHIVMIIMLSIVTNSLMGVLTILTLWSFAAWSSGPTQQYHLATLEPESSGVMLGLNQSMMQLAMAAGAGIGGVAVEQVSLASITWIGATGVAIAMVIVLVLSSSSSSSKIAQSIKS comes from the coding sequence TTGCTTAATACATGGAAAATTTACATGTTGGCGATAATCAGTTTTTTAGTAGGAACATCCGAATTCATCATATCCGGAATTTTGGATAAGATTGCGGATTCTCTTGGAGTGACCCTTGCTGCCGCAGGACAGCTCATTACAATTTTCTCCCTTGTCTACGCAATCGGTACACCCATTCTTATGGCTTTGACAGCAAGTTTAGACAGACGAAAATTAATGTTGTATTCCCTTGGACTATTCATAGTGTCCAATCTGCTTGCCTTTCTATTACCAGGCTTTGGACCGTTTGTATTTGCACGCATAATCATGGCACTTGGTGCAGGATTGGTTGTAGTCACCGCTCTGAATATTGCCGCTAAGCTTGCTCCGCCAGATAAACAAGCAAGTTCTATTGCGACAGTTGTCATGGGGTTTACAGCTTCCCTTATCATTGGCGTACCTCTCGGAAGAATCATGACGGATGCATTCGGGTGGAAATCCGTCTTTGGCGGAATCGCCCTATTCGGCCTGATTGCCATGATCGTTTTATTCTTTACCATTCCTCCTACCAAAGGGGATAAACCAGTACCACTTCTCCGGCAGCTGGCCCTTCTTAAAAAAAGGAAAGTTGCCCTTGGATTATCGATAACCTTCTTCTGGCTTGGCGGATACTCGATAGCTTATACCTATCTATCCCCTTACCTGCTATCCGTATCAGGGATAAGTGACTCTCTACTTAGCACGGCCTTGCTTATATTCGGTATCGCAAGCCTGATCGGATCAAAGTTTGGCGGATATAGTACGGATCGATGGGGTGTATCATTTACACTAATTGGCGGTATGGCGCTGCATATTGTGATGATCATCATGTTATCCATCGTTACGAATTCATTGATGGGCGTTTTGACAATCCTTACATTATGGTCGTTCGCAGCATGGTCATCAGGGCCGACACAGCAATATCATTTAGCGACCCTTGAGCCTGAATCATCAGGAGTCATGCTCGGTCTGAATCAGTCGATGATGCAATTGGCCATGGCGGCCGGTGCTGGAATTGGTGGTGTTGCTGTAGAACAAGTATCCCTTGCATCCATAACCTGGATCGGTGCAACAGGGGTTGCCATTGCCATGGTCATTGTTCTGGTCCTTTCGAGTTCATCGTCAAGCAGTAAAATAGCACAGTCCATAAAATCCTAG
- a CDS encoding ArsR/SmtB family transcription factor, giving the protein MKTIEIFKALSNESRLQILQWLKAPELHFTPHEGIDMKETGVCVSQITEKLNMTQSTASQYLSMLLRAGLIKTERIGKFTYYKRDEDAISKITDFLKEEV; this is encoded by the coding sequence ATGAAAACAATCGAGATATTTAAAGCATTATCCAATGAATCCAGGTTGCAAATCTTACAATGGCTCAAGGCGCCTGAACTCCACTTCACCCCTCATGAGGGAATAGACATGAAGGAAACCGGCGTTTGCGTTAGTCAGATTACGGAAAAATTAAACATGACCCAGTCCACGGCCTCTCAATACCTCTCGATGCTTCTTAGAGCAGGATTGATTAAAACGGAGCGGATAGGAAAGTTTACGTATTACAAACGAGATGAAGATGCAATCTCAAAAATTACTGATTTCTTGAAAGAAGAAGTATGA
- a CDS encoding 5-methyltetrahydropteroyltriglutamate--homocysteine S-methyltransferase, with amino-acid sequence MSITLTKAPFRADHVGSLLRPERLHIARKQFREGTLSAERLREVETEEINRIVDKQIEVGLEAVTDGEFRRTWWHFDFLEHLNGIEGYVTEKGLTFDGVETERYNVRNTGKVSFNPEHPFIRDFIELNKIVNGRAVAKQTIPSPNQLFAAGIHNEDIYPDIEDYANDIIKAYQHALKAFYEAGVRYLQLDDVYIARLSAPDFQFKDGKYTREQLIDLALRVINGALEGKPEDLVVTTHLCRGNYQSTWAFEGSYARIAPTLLAKEKVDGFFLEYDDQRSGDFKPLEYIPNGGARVVLGVVTSKDGEIENKEAVKARIKEASHFVPLEQLCLSPQCGFASTHHGNKLTEEQQWEKLKFVVDVAKEIWE; translated from the coding sequence ATGTCAATCACATTAACGAAAGCACCATTCAGGGCCGATCACGTCGGAAGTTTATTAAGACCGGAACGTTTACATATTGCCAGAAAGCAATTTAGGGAAGGTACCCTTTCAGCAGAGCGGCTTCGTGAAGTTGAAACCGAAGAGATCAATCGGATTGTCGATAAACAAATTGAAGTTGGATTAGAGGCCGTTACGGACGGTGAGTTCAGACGAACATGGTGGCACTTTGACTTCCTCGAACATTTAAATGGCATCGAGGGATATGTGACTGAAAAAGGTCTCACATTCGATGGTGTGGAAACAGAGAGATATAACGTTCGCAATACCGGGAAGGTTTCATTCAATCCTGAACATCCCTTCATTCGTGATTTCATTGAATTAAACAAAATCGTGAACGGACGTGCCGTTGCCAAGCAAACGATTCCCAGTCCGAATCAATTATTTGCTGCTGGCATTCATAATGAAGACATCTACCCTGATATTGAAGACTATGCAAATGATATCATCAAAGCCTATCAGCATGCTTTGAAAGCATTTTATGAAGCAGGTGTGCGTTATCTTCAATTGGATGATGTATATATTGCCAGACTTTCAGCTCCAGATTTCCAGTTCAAAGATGGAAAATATACGAGGGAACAATTAATTGATCTAGCACTTCGAGTCATTAATGGCGCATTGGAAGGCAAACCAGAAGACCTTGTCGTCACTACACATCTATGTCGTGGAAACTACCAGTCGACATGGGCGTTCGAAGGAAGTTATGCCCGTATCGCCCCAACTTTATTGGCAAAAGAAAAAGTCGATGGATTCTTCTTGGAATACGACGATCAACGCTCAGGGGACTTCAAACCATTGGAATACATACCAAATGGCGGAGCCCGTGTCGTCCTAGGAGTCGTCACTTCAAAAGATGGAGAAATCGAAAACAAGGAAGCTGTTAAGGCACGCATTAAAGAAGCCTCGCACTTCGTTCCTCTCGAGCAATTATGCTTAAGCCCGCAATGCGGCTTCGCCTCTACCCATCACGGCAACAAGCTAACGGAAGAACAGCAATGGGAAAAGCTGAAATTCGTCGTTGATGTAGCAAAAGAAATATGGGAATGA
- a CDS encoding glycerol-3-phosphate responsive antiterminator has translation MDQKILPASASMKDFERFLESSYEIGVFLDLHISQLKNVSMMAKQHNKKMIYHVDLIHGIRSDEYATEFICQEYNPYGLISTKSSVILKAKQKGVIAIQRIFLIDSHALEKSYKLVQKTKPDYIEVLPGAMPWMIKEVKERLQTPIFAGGLIRTSDEVLNALDAGASSITTSKTELWDIV, from the coding sequence ATGGATCAGAAGATTTTGCCTGCTTCAGCAAGCATGAAGGATTTCGAAAGATTTCTAGAAAGTTCCTATGAAATAGGTGTGTTTCTTGATTTGCATATATCACAATTGAAAAATGTAAGTATGATGGCAAAGCAGCATAATAAGAAAATGATTTATCATGTCGATTTGATTCATGGCATAAGAAGTGATGAGTACGCGACAGAGTTTATTTGTCAGGAGTATAATCCCTATGGGCTGATTTCGACTAAATCAAGCGTTATATTGAAAGCGAAGCAAAAAGGGGTCATTGCCATCCAGCGAATCTTTTTAATAGACTCACATGCGCTTGAGAAAAGTTATAAGCTGGTGCAGAAAACCAAGCCGGATTATATCGAAGTATTGCCGGGCGCCATGCCATGGATGATAAAAGAAGTGAAGGAACGATTGCAGACACCCATTTTTGCAGGTGGACTCATACGTACTTCGGATGAAGTCCTGAACGCCCTTGATGCTGGAGCGTCGTCAATCACCACTTCCAAAACTGAATTATGGGATATCGTCTGA
- a CDS encoding MIP/aquaporin family protein produces MTPFWGEVLGTMILVLFGAGIGAGSSLKGSYAKDAGWIVITIAWGLAVTMGVFAVGSISGAHLNPAVTVGFAIIGEFPWSDVPGYIVAQMIGAILGATLVFLHYLPHWKATDDPGTKLGVFATSPAIPHTFSNLLSEMIGTFILILGLLFIGANDFTEGLNPFAVGLLIVVIGMSLGGTTGYAINPARDLGPRIAHFLLPIPGKGNSNWGYSWIPVVGPIVGGSLGAVCYKAFFMGEITAGFWSVLGASLVLLILAYAFGKKQSHELESRNIAS; encoded by the coding sequence ATGACTCCATTTTGGGGAGAAGTGTTAGGCACGATGATATTAGTTTTATTCGGAGCAGGTATTGGGGCGGGTTCATCCTTAAAGGGTTCCTATGCAAAGGATGCCGGTTGGATCGTTATCACGATAGCGTGGGGATTGGCTGTTACCATGGGTGTTTTTGCAGTGGGTTCCATAAGCGGGGCGCATTTAAACCCGGCGGTCACAGTAGGGTTTGCCATTATTGGAGAGTTTCCTTGGAGTGATGTGCCCGGTTACATCGTGGCCCAAATGATTGGCGCAATCCTGGGCGCAACTCTAGTATTCCTGCACTATTTGCCACACTGGAAAGCAACTGATGATCCAGGAACGAAGCTTGGTGTGTTTGCGACTTCACCTGCGATCCCGCACACATTTTCAAATCTATTAAGTGAGATGATTGGAACTTTCATCCTTATTCTTGGTTTATTATTTATAGGTGCCAATGATTTTACAGAGGGTCTAAACCCATTCGCAGTCGGGTTATTGATTGTCGTGATCGGGATGTCACTTGGGGGAACGACCGGATACGCCATTAACCCGGCCCGCGACCTGGGGCCGCGCATCGCACACTTTTTGCTGCCGATACCGGGTAAAGGCAATTCCAATTGGGGCTATTCATGGATTCCGGTCGTTGGACCGATTGTTGGAGGTTCACTTGGTGCCGTTTGTTATAAAGCCTTCTTTATGGGGGAAATAACAGCAGGATTTTGGTCTGTTTTAGGTGCAAGCCTGGTACTATTGATATTAGCCTATGCTTTTGGTAAAAAACAGTCACATGAATTGGAAAGCAGAAATATCGCTAGTTAA
- the glpK gene encoding glycerol kinase GlpK, which yields MEKYILSLDQGTTSSRAILFNEKGEIVHSSQKEFTQHFPKPGWVEHNANEIWGSILAVIAGVLSESGVKPEQIAGIGITNQRETAVVWDKETGTPVYNAIVWQSRQTSEICDDLKEKGLNDLFRDKTGLLIDAYFSGTKVKWILDNVEGARQKAEEGKLLFGTIDTWLIWKLSGGKAHVTDYSNASRTLMYNIHELKWDEELLEILTVPKSMLPEVRPSSEEYARTIEYHFFGQSVPIAGAAGDQQAALFGQACFNEGMAKNTYGTGCFMLMNTGEKAVSSEHGLLTTLAWGLNGKVEYALEGSIFVAGSAIQWLRDGLRMLHDAKDSEAYAKRVESTDGVYVVPAFVGLGTPYWDSEVRGAVFGLTRGTSKEHFIRATLESLAYQTKDVLDAMEADSGIELQTLRVDGGAVKNDFLMQFQSDLLRVPVERPTINETTALGAAYLAGLAVGYWKDQEEISRQWAVDKTFKPSMEEQDSEKLYEGWKKAVHAAMAFK from the coding sequence ATGGAAAAATACATTTTATCATTAGATCAAGGAACAACAAGTTCGCGGGCGATTTTATTTAACGAAAAGGGGGAAATCGTCCATTCCTCTCAAAAGGAATTCACGCAGCATTTTCCTAAACCAGGCTGGGTCGAGCATAACGCCAATGAGATTTGGGGATCGATCCTGGCGGTGATTGCCGGTGTACTATCTGAATCCGGTGTAAAGCCAGAGCAAATTGCTGGTATCGGGATCACTAATCAGCGTGAAACGGCAGTCGTTTGGGATAAGGAAACAGGTACCCCTGTTTATAATGCGATTGTATGGCAGTCCAGGCAAACAAGTGAAATCTGTGATGATTTGAAGGAAAAGGGACTTAATGATCTATTCCGGGATAAAACGGGATTGTTGATAGATGCATATTTTTCCGGAACGAAAGTGAAATGGATCCTCGATAATGTAGAAGGGGCACGACAAAAGGCGGAAGAAGGCAAGCTGTTATTCGGTACCATCGATACTTGGCTGATCTGGAAGCTATCAGGGGGCAAGGCTCATGTAACGGACTATTCCAATGCATCCCGGACATTGATGTACAATATCCATGAACTGAAATGGGATGAAGAACTGCTTGAGATATTGACTGTACCAAAGTCAATGCTACCGGAAGTAAGGCCTTCATCTGAGGAGTATGCACGTACGATCGAATATCATTTCTTCGGCCAATCAGTTCCGATCGCCGGGGCAGCCGGTGATCAGCAGGCAGCATTATTCGGCCAAGCTTGCTTTAATGAAGGAATGGCTAAAAATACGTATGGAACAGGCTGTTTCATGCTCATGAATACAGGTGAAAAAGCCGTCAGTTCCGAACACGGACTATTGACGACCCTTGCTTGGGGATTGAATGGGAAGGTCGAATATGCACTGGAAGGCAGTATATTCGTAGCTGGCTCCGCAATCCAATGGCTGCGCGATGGTCTGCGGATGCTTCATGATGCCAAGGACAGCGAAGCCTATGCAAAACGGGTGGAAAGTACGGATGGAGTATATGTTGTACCGGCTTTTGTAGGACTTGGAACTCCATATTGGGACAGCGAAGTGCGGGGAGCCGTTTTTGGTTTGACGCGCGGCACATCCAAAGAACATTTCATTCGTGCCACACTTGAATCACTTGCGTATCAAACGAAGGATGTCCTTGATGCAATGGAGGCGGATTCAGGAATCGAGCTGCAGACATTAAGAGTGGATGGCGGGGCAGTCAAGAATGACTTCTTGATGCAATTCCAAAGCGACTTATTACGGGTGCCAGTCGAGAGGCCTACCATAAACGAAACTACAGCATTAGGTGCTGCATACTTAGCTGGCCTTGCTGTCGGGTATTGGAAGGATCAAGAAGAAATCTCCCGGCAATGGGCAGTAGACAAAACCTTTAAACCATCCATGGAAGAGCAAGATAGTGAAAAATTATATGAAGGCTGGAAAAAAGCTGTACATGCCGCTATGGCGTTTAAATAA
- a CDS encoding glycerol-3-phosphate dehydrogenase/oxidase, whose protein sequence is MRFSNMYREETIELMKKEKYDVVVIGGGITGAGIALDATTRGMKVALVEMQDFAAGTSSRSTKLVHGGLRYLKQFEIKMVAEVGKEREIVYENGPHVTTPEWMLLPMHKGGTFGKFSTSIGLRVYDFLAGVKKAERRKMLSADETLKREPLVKKEGLKGGGYYVEYRTDDARLTIEIMKAAVDKGAAPINYTKVDKLLYENGKVNGVLVADLLSGDSFEIYADKVINAAGPWVDSIREKDQSKKGKTLKLSKGVHVVIDQSKFPLKQALYFDTPDGRMIFAIPRAGKAYVGTTDTFYDGDPAVPTVTSEDRAYLLKSIHYMFPEVNITDDDIESSWAGVRPLILEEGKDPSEISRKDEIWESDSGLITIAGGKLTGYRKMAKTTVDLLAGKLAQQYNKTYPASSTKGMPISGGDVGGSSNFSDYIKQHIQMGVESGLDVKDSEEILAMYGSNASVLFDIAKSEGDGGASSGVPKKLFVQLKYALDHEMAATPVDFFFRRTGTLLFDIDLVQTHKHAVIDYMAGYFGWTESTKMERTNQLEQEILGAIRVS, encoded by the coding sequence ATGAGGTTTTCAAATATGTATCGGGAAGAAACGATCGAACTTATGAAAAAAGAAAAATATGATGTGGTTGTCATTGGTGGGGGAATTACCGGTGCAGGGATCGCCCTGGATGCAACGACCCGCGGAATGAAAGTGGCATTAGTTGAAATGCAGGACTTTGCAGCAGGTACTTCAAGCCGCTCGACAAAACTTGTTCATGGCGGATTGCGGTACTTGAAGCAATTTGAAATAAAAATGGTTGCCGAGGTTGGTAAAGAACGAGAAATCGTTTATGAAAATGGACCGCATGTGACCACGCCTGAATGGATGCTGTTACCGATGCATAAAGGAGGCACCTTCGGGAAATTCAGTACCTCCATTGGACTTCGGGTATATGATTTCCTTGCGGGGGTTAAAAAAGCTGAACGCAGGAAAATGCTTTCGGCGGATGAAACACTAAAACGGGAGCCTCTCGTTAAGAAAGAGGGACTGAAGGGCGGAGGCTACTATGTTGAATATCGGACAGATGATGCACGTCTTACGATTGAAATCATGAAGGCGGCTGTCGATAAAGGTGCCGCACCGATAAATTATACAAAAGTAGATAAATTGTTATATGAAAATGGAAAGGTGAACGGCGTCCTAGTTGCAGATTTACTTTCAGGTGATTCTTTTGAAATATACGCAGACAAAGTTATTAATGCAGCAGGTCCGTGGGTGGATTCCATTCGTGAGAAGGACCAATCGAAAAAAGGGAAAACGCTGAAGTTATCCAAGGGTGTTCATGTGGTCATCGACCAATCGAAATTCCCTTTGAAGCAGGCGCTTTATTTTGATACGCCTGATGGCCGGATGATTTTTGCCATCCCGAGAGCTGGTAAAGCTTATGTAGGGACTACGGACACTTTTTATGATGGGGATCCTGCAGTGCCGACCGTTACTTCTGAAGACCGTGCCTATTTATTAAAGTCCATACATTATATGTTTCCAGAAGTGAACATTACGGATGATGATATCGAATCAAGCTGGGCTGGGGTACGGCCGTTGATTCTTGAAGAAGGAAAAGATCCTTCTGAGATATCAAGGAAAGATGAAATATGGGAGTCCGATTCTGGCCTTATCACGATTGCGGGAGGGAAATTGACCGGTTATCGCAAAATGGCCAAAACGACGGTTGACCTTTTGGCAGGGAAGCTTGCCCAGCAATACAATAAAACTTACCCAGCCAGCAGCACTAAAGGCATGCCGATTTCCGGAGGTGATGTCGGGGGATCAAGCAACTTCTCCGATTATATCAAGCAACATATTCAAATGGGAGTTGAATCAGGACTCGATGTTAAGGACTCCGAAGAGATATTGGCCATGTACGGGTCCAACGCATCTGTGTTATTCGATATCGCAAAAAGCGAAGGAGACGGAGGAGCAAGCAGTGGCGTTCCAAAGAAATTGTTCGTACAGCTGAAATACGCACTAGATCATGAAATGGCCGCAACTCCAGTGGATTTCTTCTTCCGCAGGACGGGGACGCTATTATTCGATATAGATTTAGTCCAAACGCATAAACATGCAGTGATCGATTATATGGCTGGATATTTTGGATGGACGGAATCAACAAAAATGGAGAGAACCAATCAATTGGAACAGGAAATATTGGGTGCGATTAGAGTATCTTGA
- a CDS encoding PucR family transcriptional regulator has translation MSLEKILTLTNINDITDMVSTYLKKPVVIENDQFLLLAYSSYYIEHFDQANRQTIFTKHWPIPILEKFMDEGIVEQLKTVEHPFRVKQIEEIGLNQRVVVSAVHKGQVFGFIWVQETEMMTDSDLEFLHEVSHHIGKLLYQKKQINMKKDEEKNEFYQKVIDEVYQTENQIKWEAANMSLLIPETFLVNVFTIAQSDAEHFDELADTVSLFANALNHFTHVFTNQLKIIVLIGSNGKGKDLLTDSANDLTNTVLSQFNDKKVFPGIGNEYSSILQLRKSYLEALEVINAAKFIGKPEQLPFQYSKLGIFRYLEMISNHHTKTNYINTDLEMLQKKDQESQTKLLQTLEIYLLNNCRIKPTAEQLYIHTNTLKYRLNQITDLTSIDFDDFHSRMQLYIDLQLIKQRS, from the coding sequence ATGTCATTAGAAAAAATCCTGACTCTTACAAACATCAACGATATAACGGATATGGTCAGCACTTATTTAAAAAAACCAGTCGTCATCGAAAATGACCAATTTTTATTGCTGGCATATAGTTCATATTATATCGAACACTTCGACCAAGCCAATCGGCAAACCATCTTCACAAAGCATTGGCCGATTCCAATTCTGGAAAAATTCATGGATGAAGGCATTGTCGAACAGCTTAAAACCGTGGAGCATCCATTTAGGGTGAAACAAATCGAGGAAATCGGATTAAATCAAAGAGTCGTTGTAAGCGCCGTTCACAAAGGACAGGTCTTCGGATTCATTTGGGTCCAAGAAACGGAAATGATGACTGATTCCGATTTGGAATTCTTACATGAAGTTTCCCATCATATCGGCAAGCTCCTTTATCAGAAGAAACAGATAAACATGAAAAAAGATGAAGAAAAAAATGAGTTTTATCAAAAGGTCATTGACGAAGTCTATCAAACAGAAAACCAAATAAAATGGGAAGCTGCTAATATGAGTCTTCTCATTCCGGAAACTTTCCTTGTCAATGTCTTTACCATTGCTCAATCCGATGCGGAACATTTCGATGAATTAGCGGATACAGTCAGTCTATTCGCCAATGCATTAAATCATTTTACCCATGTATTCACAAACCAATTGAAGATCATCGTCTTGATTGGCAGCAACGGAAAAGGGAAAGACCTGCTTACCGATAGCGCCAATGATTTAACGAACACCGTTCTTTCCCAATTCAATGACAAAAAGGTATTCCCGGGAATCGGAAATGAGTATTCTTCGATTCTTCAATTAAGAAAATCCTATCTCGAAGCCCTGGAAGTGATCAACGCAGCCAAGTTCATCGGCAAACCTGAACAGCTTCCTTTCCAATATAGCAAGCTTGGGATTTTCCGTTACCTCGAAATGATCTCCAACCATCATACTAAAACGAATTATATCAATACGGATTTAGAGATGCTTCAAAAGAAGGACCAGGAAAGCCAGACCAAACTCCTTCAAACACTGGAAATATATTTGTTGAACAATTGCCGGATCAAACCGACAGCTGAACAGCTATACATTCATACCAACACATTGAAATATAGATTGAATCAAATAACCGATCTCACCTCAATCGATTTTGATGACTTTCATTCGAGAATGCAACTATACATCGATTTACAGCTTATAAAGCAGAGATCTTAA